The Gouania willdenowi chromosome 7, fGouWil2.1, whole genome shotgun sequence genome includes a window with the following:
- the rcc2 gene encoding protein RCC2 homolog, whose amino-acid sequence MPRKKVTDVSGNGGVKKKRTSGKRKERDFSSDDEFDFEQENNKKPGKPAARAGLQPVTVADDVKEKIKLECPKVKGQLLIFGATNWDLIGRKEVPKQQAAFRNLGQNLWGPHRYGCLNDVQVSCVVSGSCAAHSLLMTTEGKLWSWGRNDKGQLGHGDTKRLEAPKLIEVLAEQVIVSAACGRNHTLALTEDGTVYSFGENKLGQLGQGNQTDAVLSPAPISYNGQPLVKVACGAEFSMVVDCKGNLYSFGCPEYGQLGHNSDGKFIARAQRIEYDCELIPRRVAIFIEKSKDGQIMPVPNVVVRDVACGANHTLVLDSQKRVFSWGFGGYGRLGHTEQKDEMVPRLVKLFDFPGRGAAQIYTGYQCSFALSEMGGLFFWGVTNTSRDSTMYPKSVQDLCGWKIRSLACGKSSIIIAADESTISWGPSPTCGELGYGDNKPKSSTTAQEVKTLDGVYVEQVEMGYSHSLIIARQDTQQEEERLKKLPEYNPRTI is encoded by the exons ATGCCACGTAAGAAGGTAACAGACGTATCAGGGAACGGTGGGGTGAAGAAGAAGAGGACAagtggaaaaagaaaagagagggaCTTCAGCAGTGATGATGAGTTTGACTTTGAGCAGGAGAACAACAAGAAACCTGGCAAACCAGCAGCCAGAGCAGGTCTGCAGCCAGTCACTGTGGCTGATGATGTCAAAGAGAAAATA AAACTTGAGTGCCCTAAAGTTAAAGGACAACTCCTCATCTTTGGAGCAACAAACTGGGATTTAATTGGAAGAAAGGAGGTTCCCAAACAACAAG CTGCATTCCGCAACCTGGGTCAGAATCTGTGGGGTCCTCACCGCTACGGCTGTCTGAATGATGTGCAGGTTAGCTGTGTGGTGTCTGGCTCCTGCGCTGCACATAGTCTCCTCATGACCACAGAGGGCAAGCTGTGGAGCTGGG GTCGAAATGACAAAGGGCAGTTAGGTCATGGTGACACCAAACGATTAGAGGCTCCCAAGCTGATTGAGGTCCTGGCCGAGCAAGTCATTGTGTCTGCAGCGTGTGGACGCAACCACACCTTAGCACTTACAG AGGACGGCACAGTGTACTCTTTTGGTGAGAACAAACTAGGCCAACTCGGCCAAGGAAACCAGACTGATGCAGTACTCAGCCCAGCACCA ATTTCCTACAATGGTCAGCCATTGGTGAAAGTTGCATGTGGCGCTGAATTCAGCATGGTGGTGGACTGCAAAGGAAACTTGTACTCTTTCGGCTGCCCAGAGTATGGACAACTTG GCCACAACAGTGACGGGAAGTTCATTGCCCGCGCTCAGCGCATCGAGTATGACTGTGAGCTCATCCCTCGCCGTGTTGCTATCTTCATCGAGAAGTCAAAGGATGGCCAAATCATGCCTGTTCCTAATGTGGTGGTCAGAGATGTAGCATGTGGAGCAAACCACACG CTGGTGCTGGATTCCCAGAAGCGGGTGTTCAGCTGGGGTTTTGGTGGCTACGGCCGTCTGGGTCACACTGAGCAGAAGGATGAGATGGTTCCTCGCCTCGTCAAACTCTTTGATTTCCCTGGACGTGGAGCTGCTCAGATTTACACCGGCTACCAGTGTTCCTTTGCTCTCAGTGAAATGG GAGGATTGTTTTTCTGGGGAGTCACCAACACTTCCAGAGATTCCACCATGTACCCTAAATCAGTGCAGGATCTATGTGGCTGGAAGATCCGCAGTCTGGCTTGCGG GAAGAGCAGCATCATCATTGCAGCAGATGAGAGCACGATCAGCTGGGGCCCCTCACCCACCTGTGGAGAGCTG GGATACGGAGACAATAAACCCAAGTCCTCCACCACTGCTCAGGAGGTGAAGACCTTGGATGGCGTCTACGTTGAGCAG GTGGAGATGGGATACTCTCACTCTCTGATCATTGCCAGACAGGACActcagcaggaggaggagcgaTTGAAAAAGCTGCCTGAGTACAACCCCCGAACAATCTGA